The following coding sequences lie in one Rutidosis leptorrhynchoides isolate AG116_Rl617_1_P2 chromosome 4, CSIRO_AGI_Rlap_v1, whole genome shotgun sequence genomic window:
- the LOC139840129 gene encoding proteasome subunit alpha type-3-like: MSSIGTGYDLSVTTFSPDGRVFQIEYAAKAVDNSGTVVGIKCKDGIVIGVEKLIASKMMLPGSNRRIHSVHRHSGMGVAGLAADGRQIVARAKSEANNYESTYGEPIPVKELAERVASYVHLCTLYWWLRPFGSGVILGGYDRDGPQLYMVEPSGVSYRYFGAAIGKGRQAAKTEIEKLKLSEMTCRQGVIEVAKIIYGVHDEAKDKTFELEMSWVCDESNRLHQKVPEALLEEAISAAKAALEEMDAD, translated from the exons ATGAGTAGCATAGGCACAGGTTATGATCTATCCGTTACAACTTTCTCACCGGACGGTAGGGTTTTCCAGATCGAATACGCCGCCAAAGCCGTTGATAACAGCGGTACCGTCGTCGGAATCAAATGCAAAGACGGCATTGTTATC GGAGTAGAGAAGCTGATTGCATCTAAAATGATGTTACCTGGATCTAATCGTAGAATTCATTCCGTACACCGTCATTCTGGAATG GGCGTAGCTGGGTTAGCTGCTGATGGCAGACAGATTGTTGCAAGAGCTAAATCTGAAGCAAACAACTATGAAAG CACCTATGGTGAACCTATTCCAGTTAAAGAACTTGCTGAGCGTGTTGCTAGCTATGTGCATTTATGTACACTTTATTGGTGGCTCAG ACCCTTTGGATCTGGGGTTATTCTTGGCGGTTATGACCGTGATGGCCCACAGTTGTATATGGTTGAACCTTCTGGTGTTTCCTAT AGATATTTTGGTGCTGCAATTGGGAAGGGCAGGCAGGCTGCTAAAAC TGAGATTGAGAAGTTGAAGCTTTCTGAGATGACCTGTCGTCAAGGAGTTATTGAAGTAGCAAAAAT AATTTACGGAGTACATGACGAGGCAAAGGACAAGACATTTGAATTGGAGATGAGTTGGGTTTGTGATGAATCGAACCGTTTGCACCAGAAG GTACCAGAAGCACTTTTGGAGGAAGCAATATCAGCAGCTAAAGCAGCATTGGAAGAAATGGATGCTGATTAA